In Betaproteobacteria bacterium, the following proteins share a genomic window:
- a CDS encoding RlmE family RNA methyltransferase: protein MKRSASSKQWLRRHVNDPYVQRSKREGYRARSAYKLIEIDDRDRILAPGAVVVDLGAAPGGWTQVAMERAGPKGRVVAIDLLDMEAVPGAVFIRGDFSKASGLAEVEAALAGVKADAVLSDMSPNISGIAMSDQARSMALAEIARDFALSCLKPEGAFLVKVFQGAGYDEFFRSLKAGFRKVVVRKPDASRGESAELYVLARGLKG from the coding sequence ATGAAGCGCTCGGCATCGAGCAAGCAGTGGCTGCGCCGCCACGTGAACGATCCCTACGTCCAGCGCTCGAAGCGCGAGGGCTACCGGGCGCGCTCGGCCTACAAGCTCATCGAGATCGACGACCGCGACCGGATCCTCGCCCCCGGCGCCGTGGTCGTGGACCTGGGCGCGGCCCCCGGTGGCTGGACGCAGGTGGCGATGGAGCGTGCCGGGCCCAAGGGCCGCGTCGTCGCGATCGACCTCCTGGACATGGAAGCGGTTCCCGGGGCGGTCTTCATCCGGGGAGACTTCTCGAAGGCGAGCGGGCTGGCCGAGGTCGAGGCTGCGCTCGCCGGGGTGAAGGCCGACGCGGTGCTCTCCGACATGTCGCCCAACATCTCCGGAATCGCCATGTCGGACCAGGCCCGGTCCATGGCGCTGGCGGAGATCGCCCGCGATTTCGCGCTCTCCTGCCTGAAACCCGAGGGCGCCTTCCTGGTCAAAGTCTTCCAGGGCGCGGGGTATGACGAATTCTTCCGGTCGCTCAAGGCCGGCTTCCGGAAGGTGGTGGTCAGGAAGCCGGACGCCTCCCGGGGGGAAAGTGCCGAGCTGTACGTGCTCGCCCGGGGCTTGAAAGGGTGA
- the ftsH gene encoding ATP-dependent zinc metalloprotease FtsH encodes MNNTVRTIMVWLVIGIVLTMVFMQVGNRQASANVLDYSAFMEESRQGRIAKVKMDGNRTLKATAKDGKNYTVYTPGIMDPWMVSDLLKNGVTVEAKAEEEPSLLMNIFVSWFPMLLLIGVWIFFMRQMQGGGRGGAFSFGKSRARMLDENQNQVTFADVAGVDEAKEEVAELVEFLRDPSKFQKLGGRIPRGVLMVGAPGTGKTLLARAIAGEAKVPFFSISGSDFVEMFVGVGAARVRDMFEQAKKNAPCIVFIDEIDAVGRQRGAGLGGGNDEREQTLNQLLVEMDGFEGNSGVIVIAATNRPDVLDPALMRPGRFDRQVTVPLPDIRGREQILLVHMRKVPIAPDVDASVIARGCPGFSGADLANLVNEAALFAARGAKRLVDMEDFERAKDKIIMGTERKSMVMPEEERKNTAYHESGHAIVARLLPGTDPVHKVTIIPRGRALGVTVQLPEQDRYSYNRDFLLNNIAVLFGGRIAEELFMNQMTTGASNDFKRATEMARRMVTEWGMSDALGPMTYSENEGEVFLGRSVTTHQAISNETMQKVDKEIRRIIDEQYNLARKLLEDNREKVEVMAKTLLEWETIDADQINDIMEGRPPRPPKPVAPKASPPPGDGGARSVEPPTNPSPAESA; translated from the coding sequence GTGAACAACACCGTTCGCACCATCATGGTCTGGCTGGTCATCGGCATCGTGCTGACCATGGTCTTCATGCAGGTCGGCAACCGCCAGGCGAGCGCCAATGTGCTCGACTACTCGGCCTTCATGGAAGAGTCCCGGCAGGGCCGCATCGCCAAGGTGAAGATGGACGGCAACCGCACGCTCAAGGCCACCGCCAAGGACGGCAAGAACTACACGGTGTACACGCCGGGGATCATGGACCCGTGGATGGTCTCGGACCTCCTCAAGAACGGCGTCACCGTCGAGGCGAAGGCGGAAGAGGAACCCTCCCTCCTCATGAACATCTTCGTGTCCTGGTTCCCGATGCTGCTGCTGATCGGGGTCTGGATCTTCTTCATGCGCCAGATGCAGGGCGGCGGGCGCGGCGGTGCTTTCTCCTTCGGCAAGTCGCGGGCCCGGATGCTGGACGAGAACCAGAACCAGGTCACGTTCGCTGACGTGGCGGGCGTCGATGAAGCCAAGGAAGAAGTTGCCGAGCTGGTCGAGTTCCTGCGCGACCCCTCCAAGTTCCAGAAGCTGGGCGGACGCATTCCCCGCGGCGTGCTGATGGTCGGCGCGCCCGGCACGGGCAAGACGCTGCTCGCGCGCGCCATCGCGGGCGAGGCGAAGGTGCCCTTCTTCTCCATCTCCGGCTCCGACTTCGTCGAGATGTTCGTGGGCGTGGGCGCGGCCCGCGTGCGCGACATGTTCGAGCAGGCCAAGAAGAATGCCCCCTGCATCGTGTTCATCGACGAGATCGACGCGGTCGGCCGCCAGCGCGGCGCGGGCCTGGGCGGCGGCAACGACGAGCGCGAGCAGACGCTGAACCAGCTCCTCGTGGAGATGGACGGCTTCGAGGGCAACTCCGGCGTCATCGTGATCGCCGCGACCAACCGCCCGGACGTGCTGGATCCCGCGCTCATGCGCCCGGGCCGCTTCGACCGCCAGGTGACCGTGCCGCTGCCCGACATCCGCGGCCGCGAGCAGATCCTCCTCGTGCACATGAGGAAGGTCCCGATCGCGCCGGACGTGGATGCTTCCGTCATCGCGCGCGGCTGCCCCGGTTTTTCCGGCGCTGACCTCGCCAACCTCGTGAACGAGGCGGCGCTCTTCGCTGCGCGCGGGGCCAAGCGCCTGGTGGACATGGAGGACTTCGAGCGCGCCAAGGACAAGATCATCATGGGCACCGAGAGAAAGTCCATGGTGATGCCCGAGGAGGAGCGCAAGAACACCGCGTACCACGAGTCGGGGCATGCGATCGTCGCCAGGCTCCTGCCGGGCACGGACCCGGTGCACAAGGTCACGATCATCCCGCGCGGCCGGGCGCTCGGCGTCACCGTGCAGCTCCCGGAGCAGGATCGCTACAGCTACAACCGCGACTTCCTCCTCAACAACATCGCGGTGCTTTTCGGCGGGCGCATTGCCGAGGAGCTGTTCATGAACCAGATGACCACCGGTGCCTCGAACGACTTCAAGCGCGCCACCGAAATGGCGCGCCGCATGGTCACCGAGTGGGGCATGTCCGATGCGCTCGGGCCCATGACCTACAGCGAGAACGAGGGCGAGGTTTTCCTCGGCCGCTCCGTGACGACGCACCAGGCGATCTCCAACGAGACCATGCAGAAGGTCGACAAGGAGATCCGCCGCATCATCGACGAGCAGTACAACCTGGCCAGGAAGCTCCTCGAGGACAACCGCGAGAAGGTCGAGGTCATGGCCAAGACGCTCCTCGAGTGGGAGACCATCGACGCCGATCAGATCAACGACATCATGGAGGGCAGGCCTCCGCGCCCGCCCAAGCCCGTGGCGCCCAAGGCGAGCCCGCCCCCGGGCGACGGCGGTGCCAGGAGCGTCGAACCCCCGACGAACCCTTCGCCGGCGGAAAGCGCCTGA
- the folP gene encoding dihydropteroate synthase, which translates to MVPTLRCGSFALTLDRPRVMGILNVTANSFSDGGRFLVEARAIEHGLGLASQGADLVDVGGESTRPGAEPVPLDVELARVMPVLRALVREGVAVSVDTMKTQVMREAIDAGCAMVNDVNAFRAEGAIAAVAASGVGLCAMHMPGTPATMQADPHYDDVVAEVRAYLLGRAQALEAAGVSRDRIALDPGFGFGKTFPHNLALLAGLPALAAAGYPVVAGLSRKRMIGEITGRPVEDRVAGSVAAALRAVQNGARIVRVHDVKETVDALKVQRALSTEPPASRRGVGNEGSAPGRAEQDSPSPSGSGPR; encoded by the coding sequence ATGGTTCCCACACTTCGCTGCGGCTCGTTTGCACTCACCCTCGACCGTCCGAGGGTGATGGGCATCCTCAACGTCACCGCGAACTCCTTTTCGGACGGCGGGCGCTTCCTGGTCGAGGCGCGCGCCATCGAGCACGGCCTCGGCCTTGCATCCCAAGGCGCCGACCTCGTGGACGTGGGCGGCGAATCGACCCGTCCGGGAGCCGAGCCCGTCCCGCTGGACGTGGAGCTCGCCCGTGTGATGCCGGTCCTCCGGGCGCTGGTTCGCGAGGGTGTCGCAGTATCGGTGGACACGATGAAGACCCAGGTGATGCGCGAAGCCATCGACGCGGGCTGCGCCATGGTGAACGACGTGAACGCGTTCCGGGCGGAGGGCGCGATTGCCGCGGTCGCGGCCTCCGGCGTGGGCCTTTGCGCGATGCACATGCCGGGAACGCCCGCGACGATGCAGGCCGATCCGCACTACGACGACGTGGTGGCCGAGGTCCGCGCCTATCTCCTCGGAAGGGCGCAGGCGCTCGAGGCGGCAGGCGTGTCGCGCGATCGCATTGCCCTCGATCCCGGCTTCGGCTTCGGCAAGACTTTTCCGCACAACCTGGCGCTTCTTGCGGGACTGCCGGCACTCGCCGCCGCCGGCTATCCGGTCGTGGCCGGGCTCTCGCGCAAGCGGATGATCGGCGAGATCACCGGCCGCCCCGTCGAGGATCGTGTCGCCGGAAGCGTTGCCGCGGCCCTGCGCGCGGTTCAGAATGGCGCCCGGATCGTGCGCGTGCACGACGTCAAGGAAACGGTGGATGCGCTCAAGGTGCAGCGAGCCCTCTCCACCGAACCCCCTGCCTCACGTAGAGGGGTCGGCAACGAGGGCTCTGCGCCCGGCAGAGCGGAGCAAGATTCTCCCTCTCCCTCCGGGAGCGGACCGAGGTGA
- the glmM gene encoding phosphoglucosamine mutase, with protein MTRKFFGTDGIRGRVGEAPITPDFVLRLGYAAGQVLSRADVAPPHRDRPAVLIGKDTRISGYMLEAALESGLSAAGVDTLLVGPMPTPGVAFLTRALRLSAGIMVSASHNPFEDNGIKFFSAEGAKLPDSVEREIEAALDQPLVARDSIHLGKAERVHDAEGRYIEFCKGTFAKHRTLRGLKLVLDCAHGACYRLGPRVFQELGAEVVAIGAHPNGMNINAGYGATHPSTLAKAVVEHDADFGIAFDGDGDRLAMADHDGRLFDGDQLLYAIAKHRREIGRLVGGVAGTLMTNFALERRLGEMGIAFARARVGDRYVLEMLNEKGWECGGENSGHILCLDCHSTGDAIISALQVLEALVAAGQTLGDFTRELTLLPQVLVNVRVRADVDAMGDERVREAVKTAEAALAGRGRVLLRPSGTEPVLRVMVEGEDGSHVRALADAIAATVKVAGAVPIAN; from the coding sequence ATGACCAGAAAATTCTTCGGCACCGACGGCATTCGCGGTCGCGTGGGCGAGGCGCCCATCACGCCCGATTTCGTGCTTCGCCTGGGCTACGCCGCGGGCCAGGTGCTCTCGCGCGCCGACGTGGCGCCCCCGCACCGCGACCGTCCGGCCGTCCTCATCGGCAAGGACACGCGCATCTCCGGCTACATGCTCGAGGCGGCGCTCGAGTCGGGGCTTTCGGCGGCGGGCGTGGACACGCTGCTCGTCGGTCCCATGCCCACGCCGGGCGTGGCGTTCCTCACGCGCGCGCTCAGGCTCTCGGCGGGCATCATGGTCTCGGCCTCGCACAACCCGTTCGAGGACAACGGCATCAAGTTCTTCTCCGCCGAGGGCGCGAAGCTCCCCGATTCGGTGGAGCGCGAGATCGAGGCGGCGCTGGACCAGCCGCTCGTCGCGCGGGACTCCATTCACCTCGGCAAAGCCGAACGCGTACACGACGCGGAAGGGCGATACATCGAGTTCTGCAAGGGCACCTTCGCCAAGCACCGCACGCTGAGGGGGCTGAAGCTCGTGCTCGACTGTGCGCACGGCGCGTGCTATCGCCTGGGCCCGCGCGTCTTCCAGGAGCTGGGCGCGGAGGTGGTCGCGATCGGCGCCCACCCCAACGGCATGAACATCAACGCCGGTTATGGCGCCACGCACCCCTCCACGCTGGCGAAGGCGGTGGTGGAGCACGACGCGGATTTCGGCATCGCCTTCGATGGTGACGGCGACCGCCTGGCCATGGCCGACCACGACGGACGGCTCTTCGACGGCGACCAGCTGCTCTATGCGATCGCGAAGCACCGCCGTGAGATCGGGCGTCTGGTCGGCGGCGTGGCGGGCACGCTGATGACCAATTTCGCCCTCGAGCGGCGCCTGGGTGAAATGGGCATTGCCTTCGCGCGCGCCAGGGTGGGTGACCGCTACGTGCTCGAGATGCTCAACGAGAAGGGCTGGGAATGTGGCGGCGAGAATTCCGGGCACATCCTCTGCCTCGATTGCCATTCGACGGGAGATGCGATCATCTCGGCGCTTCAGGTGCTGGAGGCTCTCGTCGCGGCGGGCCAGACGCTCGGCGATTTCACGCGCGAGCTGACGCTGTTGCCGCAGGTGCTGGTGAACGTGCGCGTGCGGGCCGACGTGGACGCGATGGGTGACGAGCGCGTTCGCGAGGCGGTGAAGACAGCGGAAGCCGCCCTGGCCGGCCGCGGGCGCGTGCTGCTCAGGCCCTCGGGCACGGAGCCCGTGCTGCGGGTGATGGTCGAGGGCGAGGACGGATCGCACGTGCGTGCGCTCGCGGACGCGATCGCGGCTACCGTGAAAGTCGCGGGCGCCGTCCCCATCGCGAACTGA
- a CDS encoding thioredoxin family protein codes for MEVKVLGTGCANCRNTVAAIEQVARAKGVPLNLEKVEDLKDIVAYGVMSTPGVVIDGKVVHAGGVPTREKIEQWFAGVPATAGACCGGGQSTKCCG; via the coding sequence ATGGAAGTGAAAGTCCTCGGAACGGGATGCGCCAACTGCCGGAACACGGTCGCCGCGATCGAGCAGGTCGCCAGGGCGAAGGGCGTGCCGCTGAACCTGGAAAAGGTGGAGGACCTCAAGGACATCGTGGCCTATGGCGTCATGTCCACGCCCGGCGTGGTGATCGACGGCAAGGTCGTGCATGCCGGAGGCGTGCCCACGCGGGAGAAGATCGAGCAGTGGTTCGCCGGTGTCCCGGCGACTGCCGGCGCCTGCTGCGGCGGCGGGCAATCGACCAAGTGCTGCGGCTGA
- a CDS encoding permease → MASLSLELPRRSPRAFLLVAALAWIALYGALLPLADATVAMLPVDRGTRLGDALHFFAYDTPKVLLLLTGIVFVTGMVNSYFTPERTRALLAGRREGVANVMAASLGIVTPFCSCSAVPLFIGFVQAGVPLGVTFSFLISAPMVNEVALTLLFAMFGWKVAMLYLGLGLAVAIVAGRTIGRLGMEAHLEDWVRDMPRVQAGSPEDGVALAERIEAGLRSVREIVGKVWPYVVAGIAIGAGIHGYVPEDFMASFMGREAWWSVPLAVLVGVPMYANAAGIIPIVQALLAKGAALGTVLAFMMSVIALSLPEMVILRKVLKMRLVATFAGVVATGILIVGYVFNAVL, encoded by the coding sequence ATGGCCAGCCTTTCGCTCGAGTTGCCCCGCCGCAGTCCCCGCGCATTCCTCCTCGTCGCGGCCCTCGCCTGGATTGCCCTTTATGGAGCCCTCCTGCCCTTGGCGGACGCGACCGTCGCGATGCTGCCGGTGGACCGCGGGACCCGCCTCGGCGATGCCCTGCACTTCTTCGCCTACGACACGCCCAAGGTGCTGCTGCTCCTGACGGGCATCGTGTTCGTCACGGGAATGGTGAATTCCTATTTCACGCCCGAGCGCACGCGCGCCCTGCTTGCCGGCCGCCGCGAAGGGGTGGCCAACGTGATGGCCGCGAGCCTGGGGATCGTCACGCCCTTCTGCTCCTGCTCGGCGGTGCCCCTCTTCATCGGCTTCGTGCAGGCGGGCGTTCCGCTGGGCGTGACGTTCTCCTTCCTCATCTCGGCGCCGATGGTGAACGAGGTGGCGCTCACGCTCCTCTTCGCGATGTTCGGCTGGAAGGTGGCGATGCTCTATCTCGGGCTCGGGCTCGCGGTGGCCATCGTCGCCGGCAGGACGATCGGGCGGCTCGGGATGGAGGCGCACCTCGAAGACTGGGTTCGCGACATGCCCCGCGTCCAGGCGGGCAGCCCGGAAGACGGGGTCGCGCTCGCCGAACGCATCGAGGCGGGCCTGCGAAGCGTGCGGGAGATCGTCGGAAAGGTCTGGCCCTACGTGGTCGCGGGGATCGCGATCGGCGCGGGCATCCATGGCTACGTGCCGGAAGACTTCATGGCGAGCTTCATGGGGCGCGAGGCGTGGTGGTCCGTGCCGCTGGCCGTGCTGGTCGGGGTACCCATGTACGCCAACGCGGCCGGGATCATCCCCATCGTCCAGGCGCTCCTCGCCAAGGGCGCGGCACTGGGCACAGTGCTCGCCTTCATGATGAGCGTGATCGCGCTCTCGCTTCCCGAAATGGTGATCCTGAGGAAGGTGCTCAAGATGCGGCTCGTCGCCACGTTCGCCGGGGTGGTCGCGACCGGCATCCTCATCGTGGGTTACGTCTTCAACGCAGTCCTCTGA
- a CDS encoding sigma-70 family RNA polymerase sigma factor: MQSAGTTLSCILAAWRNHESELRRFLVHRLADAPLAEDLLQEVFLKAVRQGLGFCDIEDPRAWLFRVARNALVDHARLAKPLVPLPDDLPQAPEEEPAPVDRLSECLRRVLTEIPAEDAEILRKCDLEGMKQKDFADAHGLGLPAAKSRLLRARSRLREIMTAKCQVSFDESGKVCCHVPRGPA; encoded by the coding sequence ATGCAATCCGCCGGAACCACGCTGTCCTGCATCCTCGCCGCCTGGCGAAACCACGAATCGGAACTGCGCCGTTTTCTCGTGCATAGGCTGGCCGATGCGCCGCTTGCCGAAGACCTGCTCCAGGAAGTATTCCTGAAGGCCGTGCGCCAGGGGCTGGGGTTCTGCGACATCGAGGATCCGCGCGCCTGGCTGTTCCGCGTCGCCCGCAACGCCCTCGTGGACCATGCCCGGCTCGCGAAGCCGCTGGTCCCGCTGCCCGACGACCTTCCGCAGGCACCCGAGGAGGAACCGGCGCCGGTGGATCGATTGTCCGAGTGCCTCCGTCGGGTACTGACCGAAATTCCGGCTGAAGACGCGGAAATTCTCCGCAAGTGCGACCTGGAGGGCATGAAGCAGAAGGATTTCGCCGATGCCCATGGTCTCGGCCTTCCGGCTGCCAAGTCGCGCCTGCTGCGGGCCCGTTCGCGTTTGCGCGAGATCATGACGGCGAAGTGCCAGGTGTCGTTCGACGAATCGGGCAAGGTCTGTTGCCACGTCCCGCGGGGACCCGCCTGA
- a CDS encoding nitroreductase family protein, whose amino-acid sequence MKPEPDDMAIQAATPEGGAALQLLLTRYSVSGRHLGAPGPSDDQLWAMALAAMRAPDHDKLMPFRFVVLRGRGLERLADLFEDYGRRKGKKGAQLVAERTRALQAPVAVAVVARIDPDHPDVPPHEQWTCVGGAISNALTALHFMGFAGKMVAGARAADPAIVSAFCGAGETFVGWITAGTPTALPTPRGERDPGFILSSFPDSPA is encoded by the coding sequence ATGAAGCCGGAACCCGATGACATGGCGATCCAGGCGGCGACCCCGGAAGGCGGCGCGGCCCTGCAACTGCTGCTGACCCGGTACTCGGTGAGCGGCAGGCATCTGGGGGCACCGGGCCCCTCCGACGACCAGCTCTGGGCCATGGCCTTGGCCGCCATGCGCGCGCCGGACCACGACAAGCTGATGCCGTTCCGCTTCGTGGTCCTGCGCGGCCGCGGGCTGGAGCGCCTGGCGGACCTGTTCGAGGACTATGGACGCCGCAAGGGAAAGAAAGGCGCGCAATTGGTTGCCGAACGCACGCGCGCCCTGCAGGCTCCCGTGGCAGTGGCGGTGGTCGCCCGGATCGACCCGGACCATCCCGATGTGCCTCCACATGAACAGTGGACCTGTGTGGGCGGAGCCATCAGCAATGCGCTGACGGCCCTTCATTTCATGGGATTCGCGGGAAAGATGGTGGCCGGCGCCCGTGCCGCCGATCCGGCGATCGTCTCCGCCTTTTGCGGGGCGGGAGAAACGTTCGTGGGCTGGATCACGGCCGGAACTCCGACGGCTCTCCCAACACCGCGCGGCGAACGGGACCCGGGCTTCATCCTGAGCAGCTTTCCGGATTCGCCCGCCTAG
- the arsB gene encoding ACR3 family arsenite efflux transporter produces MRTFERYLTVWVALCIVAGIALGRLFPAAFAQIGRLEVARVNLPVGALIWVMIVPMLLKIDFGALHQVKAHWKGIGVTLFVNWAVKPFSMALLGWIFIRHLFAAHLPAAQIDSYIAGLILLAAAPCTAMVFVWSELCRGNPYFTLSQVALNDSLMIVLFAPIVALLLGLSSITVPWDTLFASVVLYVAMPVALSQVWRKVLLLKGEAAYRATLARIGPYSISALLATIVLLFGFQGEAILRQPLVIALLAVPILLQVFFNSGLAYLLNRTLGVAHEVAGPSCLIGASNFFELAVAAAITLFGLDSGAALATVVGVLIEVPVMLVVVKVVNASKGWYEAGTR; encoded by the coding sequence GTGCGCACCTTCGAGCGCTATCTCACCGTGTGGGTGGCGCTGTGCATCGTGGCCGGGATCGCGCTCGGCCGCCTTTTCCCGGCCGCCTTTGCGCAGATCGGACGCCTGGAGGTGGCCCGGGTAAACCTGCCGGTGGGCGCGCTCATCTGGGTGATGATCGTGCCGATGCTCCTCAAGATCGACTTCGGCGCCCTGCACCAGGTGAAGGCGCACTGGAAGGGCATCGGCGTCACGCTCTTCGTGAACTGGGCGGTGAAACCGTTCTCGATGGCGCTGCTCGGCTGGATCTTCATCCGCCACCTGTTCGCCGCGCACCTTCCAGCCGCGCAGATCGACAGCTACATCGCCGGGCTCATCCTGCTGGCCGCCGCGCCCTGCACGGCCATGGTGTTCGTGTGGAGCGAGTTGTGCCGGGGCAACCCGTATTTCACCCTGTCGCAGGTGGCGCTCAACGATTCGCTCATGATCGTGCTCTTCGCGCCAATCGTGGCCCTCCTGCTGGGCCTGTCGAGCATCACCGTTCCGTGGGACACGCTCTTCGCATCGGTGGTCCTCTATGTCGCGATGCCCGTGGCGCTCTCGCAGGTGTGGCGCAAGGTGCTACTGCTGAAAGGGGAGGCGGCCTATCGGGCCACACTCGCGCGAATCGGCCCCTACTCCATCTCGGCCCTACTCGCCACGATCGTGCTGCTGTTCGGCTTCCAGGGCGAGGCGATCCTTCGCCAGCCGCTGGTGATCGCCCTCCTCGCGGTGCCTATCCTGCTGCAGGTGTTCTTCAACTCGGGCCTGGCCTACCTCCTGAACCGCACGCTGGGCGTGGCGCACGAGGTGGCGGGGCCGTCTTGCCTCATCGGCGCGAGCAACTTCTTCGAGCTGGCGGTAGCCGCCGCGATCACGCTCTTCGGGCTCGATTCCGGCGCGGCGCTCGCGACGGTGGTCGGCGTGCTGATCGAGGTGCCGGTCATGCTCGTGGTGGTGAAGGTCGTGAATGCGAGCAAAGGGTGGTATGAAGCCGGAACCCGATGA
- a CDS encoding arsenate reductase ArsC, with protein MPGRPLNALFLCTGNSARSILAESIMSAIDPARFRGFSAGSHPAGRVNPFALQLLAKHGLPTEGLRSKNWDEFAAPGAPALDFVFTVCDNAAGEACPVWPGRPVTAHWGIADPAAVEGTDEEKRKAFHEAFLILKRRIDLFAGLPMARLDKLALQSRLRDIGKA; from the coding sequence TTGCCCGGCCGGCCCCTGAACGCCCTCTTTCTCTGCACCGGCAACTCGGCGCGCTCCATCCTCGCCGAATCGATCATGAGCGCCATCGATCCGGCGCGGTTCCGGGGCTTCAGCGCGGGCAGCCACCCCGCAGGCCGCGTGAATCCTTTCGCCCTGCAACTGCTCGCGAAGCACGGGCTTCCGACCGAAGGCCTGCGCAGCAAGAACTGGGACGAATTCGCAGCGCCCGGCGCACCTGCGCTCGACTTCGTCTTCACCGTCTGCGACAACGCGGCGGGTGAAGCATGCCCGGTCTGGCCTGGCCGGCCAGTGACGGCCCATTGGGGCATCGCGGACCCCGCCGCGGTCGAGGGGACGGACGAGGAAAAGCGCAAGGCCTTCCACGAGGCGTTCCTGATCCTCAAGCGCCGCATCGATCTCTTCGCCGGCCTGCCGATGGCGCGGCTGGACAAGCTCGCGCTGCAGTCCCGGCTGCGCGACATCGGGAAGGCCTGA
- a CDS encoding triose-phosphate isomerase, with amino-acid sequence MRQKHVVGNWKLNGSLPGNETLLRAILKEVTPKAGRHLAVCVPAPYLAQVSALLAGTPVAWGGQDVSRFEKGAYTGDVSAAMLREFGATYAIVGHSERRTVFGDTDAIVAEKVAAARKAGLVPIFCVGETLEERERGVTEAVLARQLDAVLEKSGPAALDGGLLAYEPVWAIGTGRTATSAQAQEAHAFLRGRVALKDAAVAARLPMLYGGSVKGANAAELFAMPDVDGGLIGGAALVADEFVAIWRAAVAAS; translated from the coding sequence ATGCGGCAGAAACACGTCGTCGGGAACTGGAAGCTGAATGGAAGCCTTCCCGGCAACGAAACGCTGCTGCGGGCGATCCTCAAGGAAGTGACGCCGAAGGCCGGCCGCCACCTCGCGGTGTGCGTGCCGGCGCCGTACCTGGCGCAGGTCAGCGCGCTCCTGGCGGGCACGCCGGTCGCCTGGGGCGGGCAGGACGTGAGCCGGTTCGAGAAAGGCGCCTATACCGGGGATGTCTCCGCCGCGATGTTGCGGGAATTCGGGGCCACCTACGCGATCGTCGGGCACTCCGAGCGTCGGACCGTTTTCGGGGATACGGACGCGATCGTGGCGGAAAAGGTCGCCGCCGCCCGGAAGGCCGGCCTCGTGCCTATCTTCTGCGTGGGCGAGACACTGGAGGAGCGCGAGCGCGGTGTGACCGAAGCGGTGCTCGCCCGGCAGCTCGACGCGGTTCTCGAGAAGTCCGGGCCTGCGGCGCTGGACGGCGGATTGCTGGCATACGAGCCGGTGTGGGCCATCGGGACCGGCAGGACGGCCACGTCGGCACAGGCGCAGGAAGCGCATGCGTTCCTGCGCGGACGGGTGGCACTGAAGGATGCGGCCGTGGCCGCGCGGCTGCCGATGCTGTACGGCGGCAGCGTGAAGGGCGCGAACGCGGCGGAATTGTTTGCGATGCCCGATGTCGATGGAGGGTTGATCGGCGGGGCGGCGCTGGTAGCGGATGAATTCGTGGCGATCTGGCGGGCAGCCGTCGCCGCAAGCTGA
- the secG gene encoding preprotein translocase subunit SecG encodes MHTLVIVFHVIAAVSIVVLVLLQHGKGADMGAAFGSGSAGSLFGSSGAANFLSRSTGVLAAVFFVTSLGLTFLSASPSKSGGVTQSIKTDAGSPATQPAVPAPTAPAKPGDPLSKSSEIPK; translated from the coding sequence ATGCATACCCTGGTAATCGTGTTTCACGTGATCGCGGCGGTGTCCATCGTCGTCCTGGTGCTCCTGCAGCACGGCAAGGGCGCCGACATGGGCGCGGCGTTCGGCAGCGGCTCGGCGGGCAGCCTCTTCGGCTCCTCGGGCGCCGCCAACTTCCTGTCGCGTTCCACGGGCGTGCTGGCCGCGGTGTTCTTCGTGACCAGCCTGGGCCTCACCTTCCTGTCGGCATCGCCCTCGAAGTCCGGCGGTGTCACGCAGTCGATCAAGACGGATGCCGGCTCGCCCGCCACGCAACCGGCCGTGCCCGCGCCCACGGCGCCGGCGAAGCCGGGGGATCCCCTGTCGAAGTCCTCGGAGATCCCGAAGTAA
- a CDS encoding NADH-quinone oxidoreductase subunit A, protein MLENYFPVLLFLAIGCAVGIGAIVVSGVLGRLTGAYHPDPEKLAPYECGFEAFEDARMKFDVRYYLVAILFILFDLEIAFLFPWAIVLQEIGWFGFIAMMIFLAILTVGFVYEWKKGALEWE, encoded by the coding sequence ATGCTGGAAAACTACTTTCCCGTCCTGCTGTTCCTCGCCATCGGATGCGCCGTGGGCATCGGAGCGATCGTCGTGAGCGGCGTGCTCGGCCGCCTGACGGGCGCCTACCACCCCGACCCGGAGAAGCTGGCCCCGTACGAGTGCGGCTTCGAGGCCTTCGAGGACGCGCGCATGAAGTTCGACGTGCGCTACTACCTCGTGGCCATCCTCTTCATCCTCTTCGACCTCGAGATCGCCTTCCTCTTTCCCTGGGCCATCGTGCTGCAGGAAATCGGCTGGTTCGGCTTCATCGCCATGATGATCTTCCTCGCCATCCTCACCGTGGGCTTCGTCTACGAGTGGAAGAAGGGGGCGCTCGAATGGGAGTGA